The stretch of DNA CCGGGAGATCTGTGACGAGTACGACGTGCTGCTGCTCGTCGACGAGGTGATCTCCGGCTTCGGCCGCTGTGGCGACTGGTTCGGGATCGGAACGGAAGGCGTCGAGCCGGACATGATCACCTTCGCGAAGGGCGTCACGAGCGCGTACGCGCCGCTTGCGGGCGTGATCGCCCGCGAGGAGATCGCCGCCGGGATCCGCGAGGCGGGCCACCCGCTCGGGCAGACGTTCGCCGGCCACCCCGTCGCCTGCGCCGCGGGTAACGCCGCGATGGACGCCTACGCTGACGGGCTGATCGAGAACGGCCGCGAACTGGCGCCGTATCTGGAAGAGCGCCTCGGCGACCTCGAAGCGCGCTACGAGGAGGTGGCGACCGTCCACGGCCGAGGGCTGCTCTGGTCGGTCGTGTTCGCCGACCCCGAGACGGACGAGCCGTTCGTCGATCCGCGGGTCGAGCCGGACGCGGACAACCCCGTCGAGGACGTATGCGAGGTGGCACAGGACCACGGCGTGCTGTTCGGGACGGGTCGGCCCGCGACGCAGGTCATCTGCTCGCCGCCGCTCTGTATCGACCGCGCGGACGTGGACGAGGCCGTCGACGCACTGGCAGCGGGGATCGAGGCGGCGTTCTAAGCGGGTCAGTCAGCGAGAGCGGTCACGCGCCACGGTTCACTCGTGCGCCGCATCCCACTCGTCGGGCTTTTTCACGTTGCCACAGACGTTACACTCGATCCGGCCCATCGAGTCGACCGCGTTGTCGGTCGTCTCGCAGTTCTCACAGAAAAACCCCCAGCGCTGCTCGCCCGCCGCGGAGACGTACGCGACGAAGAAGGCCCCCTTCGAGCCTTTCTCGCCGTCGGTCCGGTCGACGTGGACCGTCTCCCCCTCCGCGGTCCGGATGGCCTCCAGTTGCATGCACGACCCAACGCGGGGCGGAGTGAAGAACGTACGGCTCTACCGCGTCGCGCGCTTCCACTCGGCGAGCCCGACGCGCTCGCCGTCCAGATCGTCCGTCCCGAGCGCCGTCGCCGCCCACCGGAACAGCCCGACCACGTCCGCAGGATCGCGCCCCTGCCCGCCCGTCAGATCGCTCGCGACGACGCCCGGATCGACGACGCCGACGGCCTGCTCGATCTCGGCGGCGAACTGCCGCGCCACGGCTTCCGCGGCGGCTTTCGACACCGCGTAGCCGCCGTAGCCCGGCTTCGCGTCCTGCGTGATCGATCCCGACGGGACCAGCACCCGCGCGTCGTCGGCGAGATGGGGCAGCGCCTCCTTCACCGCGACGAACACGCCGCGGGCGTTGGTTCGGTACTCGTCGTCGAACGCGGCGTACCCCTCTTCGGCGAGTCGCTGCTCGCCGGGATCGCCGTGGAACACACCAGCGCACGGCACCACGAGGTCGATCTCGCCAGTGCCGGCGGCGTCCTCCATCAGGTACTCGACGTCGAATTCGTCGCGGGCGTCGACGCGCATCGCCTCGACGCCGTCGCGGTCGTCGAACTGCCCCTCGTCGCTGTGGACGCCCGCGAACACTGTCGCCCCGTCGTCGGCGAACGCCTCGGTCAGTGCCCCGCCGATCGCGCCCCCGGCGCCGGTGACGACGACTGTGGAGTTCTCCATGGTGGCCCGAGGGTCGCCGGCGACTTATCGGTACGCCTCCCGGAGCCGGCCCTACCGG from Halolamina sediminis encodes:
- a CDS encoding DUF5816 domain-containing protein, producing the protein MQLEAIRTAEGETVHVDRTDGEKGSKGAFFVAYVSAAGEQRWGFFCENCETTDNAVDSMGRIECNVCGNVKKPDEWDAAHE
- a CDS encoding SDR family NAD(P)-dependent oxidoreductase yields the protein MENSTVVVTGAGGAIGGALTEAFADDGATVFAGVHSDEGQFDDRDGVEAMRVDARDEFDVEYLMEDAAGTGEIDLVVPCAGVFHGDPGEQRLAEEGYAAFDDEYRTNARGVFVAVKEALPHLADDARVLVPSGSITQDAKPGYGGYAVSKAAAEAVARQFAAEIEQAVGVVDPGVVASDLTGGQGRDPADVVGLFRWAATALGTDDLDGERVGLAEWKRATR